The following are encoded together in the Drosophila takahashii strain IR98-3 E-12201 chromosome X, DtakHiC1v2, whole genome shotgun sequence genome:
- the LOC108069728 gene encoding uncharacterized protein: MALVHTFLGTWEIVCCTFEGKRELSGLEGIKFRLDDTSDITWYNDLVSPLPESKDCGTFCESASVLFSCETFDVHELNPRLVFGAFAGHSIEFSTNTLTPTDTLVLSCENWYAVECKRLQDGQAAGQEKQLSFGEALQESYFSDVMVKSSGGLEYALHASILRLNGFDCSMCVNSAPSSAAGAAARPAARTCHSGPNTPNPIRISVAPANDEGGHDKSLPRLNLSPIYLQPPCDFQTMPGLGTQRMHQFSSSFNCLSNGNAGDSASVARTTGLLSLECGGGGGGGGGMYRLPPTSHSDSHLETSQSHCKNIFNFCQDLMLQPTPTPLPPATGLAICSIRRPPLSPYRARSPSPFPSSMDTPPSSPLTPVGVLCNLPTFLLGPILHWLYTESLLPDLDEDVCEKLISFAESQPSLTKLVEPTRKYLRLIRLKKFVVNVTMDLHGILNRVIQCINPGNITRDPALLYATFQDALRECAIGCAKVLQFCNIFITDATHMTRYQKNEIVKYVRTRIPIFMSQVQQLLQNVLGVFVGLSVDEKAELVNYLVPEIESTLFVLTAVIEEIKISLEIMCKDLKCSHLDLHLQQQQADDAIVMQLQIADGGEPSPRPRRGAPVGLTLYDNLTDKQRLSSAENDLKFVLYMYEVRKMRDIYGRIVAALEIIKDKKSTFCEMDFLSKSSTIHQNLEQLIMDIPAYIFIVENLSDRLDDKLGWKEFKFCFKLATSQINGVIAKLLDHKDGLRDAISQICLLVRKQEFTQSVIELGLLDGTSGLSNNLKMADHENNLNQGLSDKEKPIYLDRKQYYDYNSIKLNLIRHLCEPPIAASSNLSKNALRLLHSTQLADMEFEVHTYASTPSKSEAGTGSESATATETTTKALQVHSFKAHRVIVAARCEWFKKALMSGMQESINRKVIITDTSPVIFRRLLLYLYGAPIDRTVGAEQVCELMLLADRYSIDDLKELCENTLYSLIDEDSVVCLLGIADRYMATALKSKCLSFLSQHAQLTKCEIFKELPQTLQLEVMDLIHWFGRVSEPWNDRGFKPRSSSRHSLKSPSKPRSRSRKSSPSYM; encoded by the exons ATGGCACTGGTGCACACATTCCTGGGCACCTGGGAG ATCGTCTGCTGCACCTTCGAGGGAAAGCGGGAGCTTTCCGGTTTAGAGGG CATTAAATTCCGCCTGGATGACACCAGCGATATTACCTGGTACAATGACCTGGTCAGCCCACTGCCCGAATCGAAGGACTGCGGCACCTTCTGCGAATCGGCCAGCGTGCTCTTCAGCTGCGAGACCTTCGACGTCCACGAGCTCAATCCGCGTCTCGTTTTCGGTGCCTTTGCCGGCCACAGCATTGAGTTTAGT ACCAATACCTTAACGCCGACTGATACGCTGGTTTTGAGCTGCGAGAACTGGTATGCCGTCGAGTGCAAGCGCCTGCAGGATGGCCAGGCTGCCGGCCAGGAGAAGCAGCTGAGCTTCGGCGAGGCCCTGCAGGAGTCCTACTTTAGCGACGTGATGGTCAAGAGCTCCGGCGGCCTGGAGTACGCCCTGCACGCCTCCATCCTTCGGCTGAATGGCTTCGATTGCAGCATGTGCGTGAATAGTGCTCCCTCGTCGGCGGCGGGGGCGGCCGCTCGTCCTGCGGCGAGGACCTGCCACAGCGGTCCGAATACCCCTAATCCCATTAGGATATCCGTGGCCCCGGCCAACGATGAGGGCGGGCATGACAAGTCCCTGCCACGCCTGAATCTATCGCCCATTTACCTGCAGCCGCCCTGTGACTTCCAGACCATGCCAGGCTTGGGCACCCAGCGAATGCATCAGTTTAGCAGCAGCTTCAATTGCCTGAGCAACGGCAATGCCGGCGATTCGGCCTCGGTGGCCAGGACGACGGGTCTGCTGAGCCTCGAAtgtggcggtggcggcggtggcggcggtggcaTGTACCGTCTGCCGCCCACCTCGCATTCGGATTCGCACCTGGAAACTTCGCAGTCGCACTGCAAGAACATATTCAACTTCTGCCAGGACCTCATGCTGCAGCCGACACCCACGCCCCTGCCACCGGCCACTGGTCTGGCCATCTGCAGCATCCGGAGGCCGCCGTTGTCGCCGTACCGCGCACGCAGTCCCTCGCCGTTCCCCAGCTCCATGGACACGCCGCCCTCGTCGCCACTGACGCCCGTGGGCGTTCTGTGCAACCTGCCCACCTTCCTGCTGGGCCCCATCCTCCACTGGCTGTACACGGAGTCACTGCTACCCGATCTGGACGAGGATGTGTGCGAGAAGCTGATTAGCTTCGCGGAATCCCAGCCGTCGCTTACCAAACTGGTGGAGCCGACTCGCAAGTACCTGCGACTGATACGACTCAAGAAAT TTGTGGTCAACGTTACTATGGATCTGCATGGCATTCTCAATCGGGTCATTCAGTGCATTAATCCGGGGAACATTACTCGCGATCCGGCGCTACTCTATGCAACATTTCAGGATGCCCTGCGCGAATGTGCCATAG GCTGCGCCAAGGTGCTTCAATTCTGTAATATCTTCATCACGGACGCCACACACATGACACGATATCAAAAGAACGAAATTGTCAAGTACGTACGCACCCGCATTCCCATTTTTATGTCGCAAGTTCAACAGCTGCTGCAGAACGTACTCGGGGTCTTTGTGGGCCTGAGTGTCGATGAGAAGGCCGAGTTGGTGAATTACCTAGTACCTGAA ATTGAATCAACCTTATTTGTATTGACCGCTGTGATAGAGGAAATCAAAATCTCATTGGAAATCATGTGTAAG gaCCTTAAGTGTTCCCACTTGGATCTCCACctacaacaacagcaggcCGACGATGCTATTGTCATGCAATTGCAGATTGCCGATGGAGGCGAACCCTCTCCACGTCCTCGTCGCGGTGCTCCCGTGGGTCTGACGCTCTATGATAATCTCACGGACAAGCAGCGCCTGAGTTCCGCGGAGAACGATCTGAAATTCGTTCTCTACATGTACGAGGTGCGAAAAATGCGCGACATTTACGGCCGGATTGTGGCGGCCCTGGAAATAATTAAGGACAAAAA GAGTACATTCTGCGAAATGGATTTTCTGAGCAAAAGTAGCACAATCCACCAGAACCTCGAGCAACTGATCATGGACATTCCCGCATACATCTTCATCGTGGAGAACTTGTCGGATCGACTGGACGACAAATTGGGCTGGAAGGAGTTCAAGTTTTGCTTCAAGCTGGCCACCAGTCAGATA AACGGCGTCATTGCCAAGTTACTCGATCACAAGGATGGCCTGCGGGATGCGATCAGTCAGATCTGTTTGCTGGTGCGAAAGCAGGAGTTCACACAGTCCGTCATTGAATTGGGCTTATTGGACGGCACCAGTGGGCTGTCGAACAATCTGAAAATGGCCGATCATGAGAACAACCTAAATCAGGGGCTAAGCGATAAGGAAAAGCCGATCTATCTGGATCgcaaacaatattatgattataatAGCATTAAG TTAAACCTCATACGACATCTCTGTGAGCCACCCATTGCCGCCAGTAGTAATCTCTCGAAGAACGCCCTGCGTCTGCTGCACTCAACCCAACTGGCCGACATGGAGTTCGAGGTGCACACCTATGCCTCGACACCAAGCAAATCAGAGGCGGGAACTGGAAGTGAaagtgcaactgcaactgaaaCAACAACGAAGGCCCTTCAGGTGCACAGCTTCAAGGCTCACAGGGTGATCGTCGCCGCTCGCTGTGAGTGGTTCAAGAAGGCCCTGATGTCCGGGATGCAGGAGTCCATCAATCGAAAGGTCATCATCACAGACACCTCACCCGTAATATTCCGGCGCCTGTTGCTCTACCTCTACGGTGCTCCCATCGATCGTACAGTTGGCGCCGAACAGGTCTGCGAACTGATGCTCCTGGCAGATCGTTACTCGATCGATGATCTCAAG GAATTGTGCGAAAATACCCTGTACTCCCTAATTGACGAGGACTCCGTGGTCTGCCTACTGGGTATTGCGGATCGCTACATGGCCACCGCATTGAAGTCGAAATGTCTTTCCTTTCTCTCGCAACATGCGCAACTGACCAAGTGTGAAATATTCAAGGAATTGCCACAGACACTTCAG cTAGAGGTTATGGATTTGATACATTGGTTTGGACGCGTCTCGGAGCCGTGGAACGATCGCGGGTTCAAGCCGCGCAGCAGCTCGCGGCACAGCCTTAAGAGTCCTTCGAAGCCACGCTCGCGATCCCGCAAGTCCTCGCCCTCCTACATGTGA